In a single window of the Drosophila albomicans strain 15112-1751.03 chromosome 3, ASM965048v2, whole genome shotgun sequence genome:
- the LOC117571255 gene encoding protein maelstrom yields MPPKKNGFMAFVQDWRNTAEGRGLTLPQAVARCGGIWSNMNAQQRGPYNSRAKDAEIAERGARERMTSTGQLVSTVESQQREAVQQNTQMKCNIERIVMKGKAQYDLENSKFVFAAFNYFDKTKKDGIYTPAEFAACLFSIKSGKISVYSSLINPGQIMFGQSNDAKLHADSTHYLPLPPKALGETDMGKLYINIVQYLRGCQVSDNPNDPLIVFTSTELMPVVKGCFRYLASDSDIEDTEILVYDIQYLFYILKKEVMEIADLKSTGINKSVTDAVFINDYYEYNSGISCQYHEDNDRCRYCAHSLVSRWAFIFSDYMCGDLAIKPIPGKHLPPKEERKFQVISDQREADITSSSFVSCESPERLENKNKYSPTDSTAFAACINKEDDFPTLGGRKPKPNQRPPLSNNFRATSQKSDWNIPSTRRSAKD; encoded by the exons ATGCCCCCAAAGAAGAATGGTTTCATGGCATTCGTCCAGGATTGGCGTAACACCGCAGAAGGACGTGGCCTGACATTGCCCCAAGCTGTGGCACGATGCGGAGGCATTTGGAGT AATATGAATGCGCAGCAGCGCGGTCCGTACAATTCACGTGCCAAAGACGCTGAGATTGCAGAACGCGGAGCCAGAGAGCGCATGACGTCCACTGGCCAGCTAGTCTCCACTGTGGAGAGTCAGCAACGTGAAGCCGTTCAGCAAAACACACAGATGAAATGCAATATTGAGCGCATAGTTATGAAGGGCAAGGCACAGTATG ATTTGGAAAATAGCAAGTTTGTTTTTGCCGCTTTTAATTACTTTGACAAAACGAAGAAGGACGGCATTTATACCCCAGCTGAGTTTGctgcttgtttattttctataaagtCTGGTAAAATATCCGTCTATAGTTCGCTCATAAATCCGG GTCAGATTATGTTTGGCCAGAGCAACGATGCGAAACTTCATGCGGATTCCACGCATTATTTACCTCTTCCCCCAAAAGCATTGGGGGAAACTGATATGGGAAAActatatatcaatattgtGCAGTACTTGCGTGGCTGCCAAGTCAGTGATAATCCCAATGATCCCTTGATCGTGTTCACGAGCACAGAACTAATGCCTGTGGTGAAAGGCTGCTTCCGCTATTTGGCCAGCGACTCGGATATTGAGGATACAGAGATTCTTGTCTACGACATTCAATATCTGTTCTATATCCTCAAGAAGGAGGTGATGGAAATAGCTGACTTGAAAAGCACTGGCATTAATAAGAGTGTTACCGATGCCGTCTTCATTAATGActattatgaatataattcGGGCATCTCGTGTCAG TACCACGAAGATAATGATCGTTGCAGGTATTGTGCACATTCCTTGGTCTCTCGTTGGGCCTTTATCTTCAGCGATTATATGTGTGGCGATCTCGCCATCAAGCCAATACCCGGCAAACATTTGCCACCGAAGGAAGAGCGAAAGTTCCAGGTGATAAGCGATCAACGCGAAGCGGACATCACAAGCTCTTCTTTTGTCTCGTGTGAATCGCCAGAGAGGCTGGAGAATAAGAATAAGTACTCGCCGACTGATAGTACAGCATTCGCCGCCTGCATTAATAAGGAGGATGATTTTCCAACACTGGGCGGAAggaaaccaaaaccaaaccaacGTCCTCCGTTGTCTAACAATTTCAGAGCCACTTCGCAGAAGAGTGATTGGAATATACCATCAACTAGACGTAGTGCTAAAGATTAG
- the LOC117570580 gene encoding serine/arginine repetitive matrix protein 2-like, giving the protein MSSGKESITLCDPKDATQESTIKVEPNMNDFYLDKDIIEAIDSLHDLFADILETKNSFELEEEQNARNCGKHKKAKQEEKIPSAPPAPSINEIEESSNLFTRDLMEIFNPESTNSNVVLNNHPKSVKENTKTSLETSRSVSKNRRFNAGRRSRSKNQNISPRKDLDKRWRSRSNSQNISPRRRRFSRSRSKNRNTSPSRKSCARNRHYRENRRSRSYNRNISARRRSPSHSRSNSRNISPSRKRHWRSRSYSRSISLRRGVVPRNKDRTERSRTRSANQNNYPSLRELLRSRSKSRNISPPRRHLRRQARCNSRSISSSRGFSRSRHGNNRCRSRSNNSPRRRRCQRSRSKNRNNSPADIRVSRNRHFKKHWLSSSRSISPNRGSGSRKSNERWRSRSKSQHISSIRDKSWRSKSPSISPSSISTVKDDHSKQHGISKSRNISSSRRKPWRSKSKSPTRVVSRGRSISPQKGRKLHSRRSRSPPQYPHRSYTEQVPREESRSLVHQSDNHIFEQSSNLFIPHERALYNGSSPRQIVKARQFVDDTLSHQSYYLPFLKDGNLINTRLTSRPTMLESHININPNPMANPEYQGINHFDKFGYQTLGPHDLRHRLEIRRFYNYEMSHSQMFNYEYLTY; this is encoded by the coding sequence ATGTCATCAGGCAAAGAGTCAATAACACTCTGTGATCCTAAGGATGCAACGCAGGAATCTACTATAAAAGTTGAACCGAACATGAATGACTTTTATTTAGATAAAGACATAATTGAGGCCATCGACAGCCTGCATGATTTATTTGCTGACATCCTTGAAACCAAAAATTCATTTGAGTTGGAGGAAGAGCAGAATGCTCGGAACTGTGGCAAGCATAAGAAAGctaaacaagaagaaaaaataccTTCAGCGCCGCCAGCGCCTTCCATCAACGAAATAGAAGAAAGCAGCAACTTGTTCACACGTGATTTAATGGAAATATTTAATCCTGAGAGCACAAATTCAAACGTAGTTTTGAACAACCATCCTAAATCtgtaaaagaaaacacaaaaacttcTCTGGAAACCTCAAGAAGTGTGTCGAAAAATCGACGTTTTAATGCTGGCAGGCGATCTAGGTCTAAAAACCAGAATATTTCTCCAAGAAAAGACCTGGATAAGCGTTGGCGATCGAGATCGAACAGTCAAAATATATCTCCAAGGCGGAGAAGATTCTCCCGCTCGAGATCTAAGAATCGAAATACTTCTCCTAGTCGTAAAAGTTGTGCAAGAAATAGACATTATAGAGAAAACCGTCGTTCGAGATCCTACAATCGAAATATTTCCGCAAGGCGCAGAAGTCCTTCCCACTCCAGATCTAATAGCCGAAATATATCTCCAAGTCGAAAGAGGCACTGGCGATCGAGATCTTACAGTCGAAGTATTTCACTTAGACGGGGAGTTGTGCCGAGAAATAAAGACCGTACTGAACGTTCGCGAACAAGAtctgcaaatcaaaataattacCCAAGTCTAAGAGAACTCTTGCGCTCCAGATCTAAAAGTCGAAATATTTCACCACCACGTAGACACTTAAGACGGCAAGCAAGATGTAACAGTCGAAGTATTTCTTCTAGTCGTGGTTTCTCTAGAAGTAGACACGGCAATAATCGCTGTCGATCAAGATCTAATAATTCCCCGAGGCGTAGAAGATGCCAACGTTCCAGATCAAAAAATCGGAATAATTCCCCAGCAGATATACGTGTCTCAAGGAATAGACACTTCAAAAAGCACTGGTTATCGAGCAGTCGAAGTATTTCCCCTAATCGTGGTAGTGGGTCCAGAAAATCAAATGAACGTTGGCGATCGAGATCTAAAAGCCAACATATTTCCTCAATTCGGGACAAATCCTGGAGGTCCAAGAGTCCAAGTATTTCTCCAAGTAGTATAAGTACAGTGAAAGATGATCACTCTAAACAACATGGGATATCCAAGAGTCGAAATATATCCTCGAGTCGCAGAAAACCATGGCGATCGAAGTCTAAAAGTCCAACTAGAGTTGTTTCACGTGGAAGAAGTATTTCTCCTCAAAAAGGCCGTAAACTTCATTCCAGAAGGAGTCGTAGTCCCCCACAATATCCACACAGAAGCTACACTGAGCAGGTGCCGCGCGAAGAAAGTAGAAGTTTGGTCCATCAGTCCGACAATCACATTTTTGAGCAAagctcaaatttatttatacctCATGAAAGAGCTTTATATAATGGTTCATCGCCAAGGCAAATAGTTAAAGCTCGACAGTTCGTTGATGATACACTTTCACATCAATCATATTATTTACCATTTTTGAAAGATGGTAACTTAATTAATACGAGACTGACGTCTCGTCCTACTATGTTGGAAAGCCACATTAATATAAATCCAAATCCGATGGCGAATCCAGAGTATCAAGGTATAAATCATTTTGATAAATTCGGATATCAAACTTTAGGACCACATGATTTGCGACACAGATTGGAAATACGTcgtttttataattatgaaatgtCGCATAGCCAAATGTTTAATTATGAATACTTAACATATTAG